From Ramlibacter tataouinensis, the proteins below share one genomic window:
- a CDS encoding TolC family outer membrane protein — protein sequence MTRDLLRAVAVAAATACAASAAWSIDLAEAYRLASERDATIRASRATSEAGRERLPQARASLLPSVSINSSRFKNDLDSKTPNPLVPGQEINNQDRYNSNNDTFVIRQPLFRKALTAQYRSAEAVAADANATLERDEQSLVVRVTGAYFEALLAEDQLELIGLQKAAYAGQVDAATKAFRAGAGTRTDIDDAQARYDLAVAQEVEARENVDLTRRQLQVLIDQPVTTLSKLNVSRMQLTPPAPATTQEWLSLAEAASPELMSARAQVEAARADVDKARSGHYPTLDAVAQVSRSTSENVTRLNTSYYQKQIGVQLTVPIFQGGYVNSQAREALALLERSESRLEELRRDLGVRIHKEFKGVTEGVLKVRALEQAVRSSEQVLVSTRRSFEAGARTRIDILNAEQQAGQARRDLSQARLTYMLSRVRLKALAGGLKVENIDEMNGWLQH from the coding sequence ATGACAAGAGACCTCCTTCGGGCGGTGGCGGTCGCGGCCGCGACGGCCTGCGCCGCGTCCGCGGCCTGGTCGATCGACCTGGCCGAGGCCTATCGCCTGGCCTCGGAGCGCGACGCCACGATCCGCGCCTCGCGCGCCACCAGCGAGGCCGGCCGCGAGCGGCTGCCGCAGGCGCGCGCCTCCCTGCTGCCCAGCGTCTCGATCAATTCATCGCGCTTCAAGAACGACCTGGACTCCAAGACGCCCAACCCGCTGGTGCCCGGGCAGGAAATCAACAACCAGGACCGCTACAACAGCAACAACGACACCTTCGTGATCCGGCAGCCGCTGTTTCGCAAGGCCCTGACGGCGCAGTACCGCAGTGCCGAAGCCGTGGCTGCCGATGCCAACGCCACGCTCGAGCGCGACGAGCAGAGCCTGGTGGTGCGCGTCACGGGGGCCTACTTCGAGGCCCTGCTGGCGGAAGACCAGCTGGAACTGATCGGATTGCAGAAGGCGGCCTATGCCGGCCAGGTCGACGCCGCCACCAAGGCGTTCCGGGCCGGCGCGGGCACGCGCACCGACATCGACGACGCGCAGGCGCGCTATGACCTTGCGGTGGCGCAGGAAGTCGAGGCGCGCGAGAACGTGGACCTGACCCGCCGGCAGTTGCAGGTGCTGATCGACCAGCCGGTGACCACGCTGTCGAAGCTGAATGTGTCCAGGATGCAGCTGACCCCTCCGGCGCCGGCCACCACGCAGGAATGGCTCTCGCTGGCCGAAGCGGCCAGCCCGGAACTGATGTCGGCCCGCGCCCAGGTGGAAGCCGCGCGCGCCGACGTCGACAAGGCGCGTTCCGGCCACTACCCCACGCTGGACGCCGTGGCGCAGGTCTCGCGCAGCACCAGCGAAAACGTCACGCGCCTCAACACCAGCTACTACCAGAAGCAGATCGGCGTGCAGCTGACGGTGCCGATCTTCCAGGGCGGCTACGTCAATTCGCAGGCGCGCGAGGCGCTGGCGCTGCTCGAGCGCTCGGAGAGCCGGCTCGAGGAACTGCGGCGCGACCTCGGCGTGCGGATCCACAAGGAATTCAAGGGTGTGACCGAAGGCGTGCTGAAGGTGCGGGCGCTGGAACAGGCGGTGCGCTCCTCCGAGCAGGTGCTGGTGTCCACCCGCAGGTCCTTCGAGGCCGGCGCGCGCACGCGCATCGACATCCTCAACGCCGAACAGCAGGCGGGACAGGCGCGCCGCGACCTGTCGCAGGCGCGTCTGACTTACATGCTGTCACGCGTGCG
- a CDS encoding HlyD family type I secretion periplasmic adaptor subunit: MVNIPFLKSARPEGTELDAAAEEAVLADDGKRATRIGLWALAIGFGGFMLWAAFAPLDEGVAAPGLVSIDTKRKAVQHLTGGIVKEVLVREGQSAKEGQVLIKLDAATARANYEASRQRYLSLRSMQSRLTAEQTSAAKITFHPELIEAAGQDPLIRAQMLTQEQLLAARRGALNADLQSLSEQVQGMEASIQAYTSMIESRSTQLSLLNEELKNTRSLVADGYAPRNRQFELERMVAEANSSLADLQGNILRARRSIGDLKSRAISRQQEFRKETEGQMADVTREALAEVEKFRALQADLARIDIKAPATGQVVGLAVQTPGAVIQPGQKLMDIVPNDEPLLLEARVQPNFIDKVHAGLPVDIRFANFANAPTLVVDGKVLSVSGDLITDPATNQSYFLARVSVTPEGLKKLGKHQMQPGMPTEMIFRTGERSLLTYLLGPLYKRMSASMKEA, from the coding sequence ATGGTCAACATCCCTTTCCTCAAATCCGCCCGGCCCGAGGGCACCGAACTGGACGCCGCCGCCGAAGAGGCTGTACTGGCCGACGACGGCAAGCGCGCAACCCGCATCGGCCTGTGGGCCCTGGCGATCGGCTTCGGCGGCTTCATGCTGTGGGCCGCATTCGCGCCGCTCGATGAGGGCGTGGCCGCACCGGGCCTAGTATCCATCGATACCAAGCGCAAGGCGGTACAGCACCTGACCGGCGGCATCGTCAAGGAAGTGCTGGTGCGTGAAGGCCAGAGTGCCAAGGAAGGCCAGGTCCTGATCAAGCTCGACGCGGCAACGGCACGCGCCAACTATGAGGCCTCCCGGCAGCGCTACCTGTCACTGCGTTCCATGCAATCGAGGCTGACGGCGGAGCAGACGAGCGCAGCCAAGATCACCTTCCATCCCGAACTTATCGAAGCTGCCGGCCAAGACCCGCTGATTCGAGCGCAGATGCTCACGCAGGAGCAGCTCCTCGCGGCGCGTCGTGGCGCGCTGAACGCAGACCTGCAGTCCTTGAGCGAGCAGGTTCAGGGCATGGAAGCTTCGATCCAGGCCTACACGTCCATGATCGAAAGCCGCAGCACGCAACTGTCGCTGCTGAACGAAGAACTGAAGAACACGCGGAGCTTGGTCGCGGACGGCTACGCGCCGCGCAACCGCCAGTTCGAACTGGAACGGATGGTGGCCGAAGCCAATAGCTCGTTGGCCGACCTGCAAGGCAACATCCTCCGGGCGCGCCGCTCGATCGGTGACCTCAAGAGCCGCGCGATCTCGCGACAGCAGGAGTTCCGCAAGGAGACTGAAGGCCAAATGGCCGACGTGACGCGCGAGGCGCTGGCCGAGGTCGAAAAATTCCGCGCACTCCAGGCCGACCTGGCGCGCATCGACATCAAGGCGCCCGCCACCGGCCAGGTGGTGGGACTGGCCGTGCAGACGCCCGGCGCCGTGATCCAGCCCGGCCAGAAACTGATGGACATCGTGCCCAACGACGAGCCCTTGCTGCTCGAGGCCCGTGTCCAACCGAACTTCATCGACAAGGTCCACGCGGGGCTGCCGGTGGATATCCGTTTCGCGAACTTCGCCAACGCGCCCACACTGGTCGTGGACGGCAAGGTCCTTTCGGTCTCCGGTGACCTCATCACGGACCCCGCGACCAACCAGAGCTACTTCCTGGCGCGCGTGTCGGTGACCCCCGAGGGCCTGAAGAAGCTGGGCAAGCACCAGATGCAGCCCGGCATGCCGACCGAAATGATCTTCCGGACCGGAGAGCGTTCGCTCCTGACCTACCTGCTCGGCCCGCTGTACAAGCGGATGTCGGCGTCGATGAAGGAGGCTTGA
- a CDS encoding type I secretion system permease/ATPase — MKTPTFFQRSELAATLWSFRREFAIVGLFSAVANLLMLTPTIYMLQVYDRVLVSHSELTLLAVSLICLFLFAVMAMSEWTRSRLLVRTGVRLDEQLGTRVFNASFEAYLDSSGLSPQRAFNDLLQVRQFLTGQGIFAFFDAPWTPIYIAVSFALHPLLGILAIVFAIVQVGLAWFGHRHTVAPSEEAVKANLEVNLFLQGKLRNSETLEAMGMVRNLQQRWRERHVRALARQTQSQAVSNRVTAWSKFVRYSQQSLSLGAGALLVIDGQLSPGAMIAANVLMNRALAPIDMMVSSWRSFIGARAAFERLEKLLGTFPERDPALTRVAPTGEITLRGVEATAPRREAPILKKINFAIPAGTVVAVLGPSGSGKSTLARTLVGIWPDVSGEVLLDGSPIEGWNRLELGPHLGYLPQDVELFDGTIAENIARFSEIDSEKVITAARITGLHESILRFPKGYDTPIGEAGSVLSGGQRQRIALARAVYGDPALVVLDEPNANLDDAGEAALMNAVAQLKAKGKTVFIVSHRPGALAVADWILALNNGEVVANGPRDLVTQFARRQHMAAQSDTGSGPLPPQPA; from the coding sequence ATGAAGACCCCCACCTTCTTCCAGCGCAGCGAACTGGCCGCGACCCTTTGGTCGTTTCGGCGCGAATTCGCCATAGTGGGCCTGTTCAGCGCCGTGGCCAACCTGCTGATGCTGACGCCGACCATCTACATGCTGCAGGTCTACGACCGCGTGCTGGTGAGCCACAGCGAGCTGACGCTGTTGGCGGTGTCGCTCATCTGCCTGTTCCTGTTCGCGGTGATGGCGATGTCCGAGTGGACGCGCTCGCGGCTGCTGGTGCGCACCGGCGTGCGCCTGGACGAGCAGTTGGGTACCCGCGTCTTCAACGCCAGCTTCGAGGCCTACCTCGACAGCAGCGGCTTGAGCCCGCAGCGCGCCTTCAACGACCTGCTGCAGGTGCGCCAGTTCCTCACCGGCCAGGGCATCTTTGCGTTCTTCGACGCGCCGTGGACGCCCATCTACATCGCGGTCAGCTTCGCGCTGCATCCGCTGCTTGGCATCCTCGCAATCGTGTTCGCAATAGTTCAGGTCGGGCTGGCTTGGTTCGGCCACCGCCACACGGTGGCGCCTTCGGAAGAGGCGGTGAAGGCCAACCTGGAGGTGAACCTCTTCCTGCAGGGCAAGCTGCGCAACTCCGAAACGCTCGAGGCCATGGGCATGGTGCGAAACCTGCAGCAACGCTGGCGCGAGCGCCACGTCAGGGCGCTGGCCCGGCAGACGCAGTCGCAGGCGGTGAGCAACCGAGTCACGGCCTGGAGCAAATTTGTCCGCTACAGCCAGCAGTCGCTATCGCTGGGCGCGGGTGCGCTGCTGGTGATCGACGGCCAACTGAGCCCCGGCGCCATGATCGCAGCCAACGTGCTGATGAACCGCGCCCTCGCACCCATCGACATGATGGTCAGCTCCTGGCGCAGCTTCATTGGCGCGCGCGCCGCGTTCGAGCGCCTGGAGAAGCTGCTGGGGACCTTCCCCGAGCGCGACCCGGCCCTCACGCGCGTGGCGCCTACCGGCGAGATCACGCTGCGCGGCGTCGAGGCGACAGCGCCCCGCCGCGAAGCGCCCATCCTCAAAAAAATCAACTTCGCGATCCCCGCCGGCACGGTGGTGGCGGTGCTCGGCCCGTCCGGGTCCGGCAAGTCGACCTTGGCGCGCACGCTGGTGGGCATCTGGCCGGACGTCAGCGGCGAAGTGCTGCTCGATGGCAGCCCGATCGAAGGCTGGAACCGCCTTGAACTGGGACCGCACCTGGGCTACTTGCCGCAGGACGTCGAGCTTTTCGATGGCACGATCGCCGAGAACATTGCGCGCTTTTCGGAGATCGACTCTGAAAAGGTCATCACTGCGGCGCGCATCACCGGCCTGCACGAATCGATCCTGCGCTTCCCAAAGGGCTACGACACGCCCATCGGCGAGGCCGGCAGCGTACTCTCGGGCGGGCAGCGCCAGCGCATCGCCCTGGCCCGGGCCGTCTACGGCGACCCCGCACTGGTGGTGCTCGATGAACCGAACGCGAACCTCGACGACGCCGGCGAAGCCGCGCTGATGAACGCGGTCGCGCAGCTCAAGGCCAAGGGCAAGACGGTGTTTATCGTCAGCCATCGTCCCGGCGCCCTCGCCGTGGCCGACTGGATCCTGGCGCTCAACAACGGCGAGGTGGTCGCTAACGGTCCTCGCGACTTGGTGACTCAATTCGCCAGGCGCCAGCACATGGCAGCCCAGTCCGATACGGGCAGTGGTCCCTTGCCCCCCCAGCCCGCCTGA